A part of Candidatus Electrothrix aestuarii genomic DNA contains:
- a CDS encoding Hsp20/alpha crystallin family protein, with product MNVSIWDPFREMEALFNNYTMPTRKKSTADESGTVETREWAPVVDILETENDFVLKVELPGVEKDDVEVSIDNRILTIKGEKKNDSADKKVHRTECRYGTFIRNFTLPQDVDKVEAACKNGVLNLTLTKMEQAKPKQIEVQVH from the coding sequence ATGAACGTAAGTATTTGGGATCCTTTCCGTGAGATGGAAGCATTGTTTAATAATTACACAATGCCGACAAGAAAAAAATCAACAGCAGATGAAAGCGGAACTGTTGAAACAAGAGAATGGGCACCTGTTGTTGATATCCTTGAAACAGAGAATGACTTTGTTTTAAAAGTCGAGCTCCCTGGTGTGGAAAAAGATGATGTAGAGGTCTCTATCGACAATCGCATTCTGACCATCAAGGGAGAAAAGAAGAACGACAGTGCAGACAAGAAGGTCCACAGAACCGAATGCAGATACGGCACCTTTATCAGAAACTTCACCCTGCCTCAGGATGTGGATAAGGTAGAGGCAGCCTGCAAAAACGGTGTGCTCAACCTGACGTTGACCAAGATGGAGCAAGCTAAACCCAAGCAGATTGAGGTACAAGTCCACTAA
- a CDS encoding Hsp20/alpha crystallin family protein, with translation MNGRMQTKVLVLTGIMALNLFLPITPLSYAAGSANSPDVISKELKSNKSDQKSEEKNWSPWNWFRKEEEKSGSKVPIQRKDDKEDQDDLAGPLQDFHRDINRLFDQTFRDFGFSAFDFDQPFMHTSNGVLRPVTDLAATDKEYTITVEVPGADKDDIKIEVANNVMTIRGEKKQKKEEKQKDFYRQERFYGSFQRVLSLPEDADQNDIKANFYQGVLTVTMPRKDMPKPNVKEIEIHSS, from the coding sequence ATGAATGGCCGAATGCAGACAAAGGTATTGGTACTTACAGGAATTATGGCACTTAACCTCTTCTTACCAATTACGCCGCTGAGTTATGCCGCCGGGTCGGCAAATTCTCCAGACGTGATCAGCAAAGAACTGAAAAGCAACAAGTCGGACCAGAAGTCAGAGGAGAAGAATTGGTCTCCCTGGAACTGGTTTAGGAAAGAAGAGGAGAAAAGCGGCAGCAAGGTGCCTATTCAACGGAAAGACGACAAAGAGGATCAGGATGATCTTGCGGGTCCATTGCAGGATTTTCATCGCGATATTAACCGGCTCTTTGACCAGACCTTCCGCGATTTCGGATTTTCCGCGTTTGATTTCGATCAGCCCTTTATGCATACGTCCAACGGCGTTCTCAGGCCTGTGACAGATCTCGCGGCAACTGATAAGGAATACACTATCACCGTGGAAGTACCCGGCGCGGACAAAGACGATATCAAGATTGAGGTCGCGAATAATGTTATGACCATTCGCGGCGAGAAAAAGCAAAAAAAGGAGGAGAAGCAGAAGGACTTCTATCGACAGGAGCGCTTTTATGGATCGTTCCAGCGCGTGCTCTCACTCCCGGAAGATGCTGATCAAAATGATATCAAAGCGAATTTTTATCAAGGCGTGTTAACAGTGACCATGCCGAGAAAGGATATGCCGAAACCCAATGTGAAAGAGATTGAGATACACTCCAGCTAA
- a CDS encoding transposase: MFTIPQELRKIIFSDRMLIKIMMDCASKAAVEVLQSKGVDAVPGILLVVHTFGRDLKFNPHVHMLMTEGGLTSSNQWVDIPFLPYGLLRKKWQYYLLTEIKASLPQTKENVRFIDYLFKSQRNGFYVNGKSKMTSARHAARYIGRYMARPALAEHKITNYDGEEVTFWYIDHKTEVKVTEAIPAKEFIQRLIDHIPLKGFKMVRHYGLYSRRTKTIAIEILMDCKRFIQKTFEFMKSDSRSLSWRERLVQSFGKDPLTCPNCKEKMFLWRIWHPDYGDIFDLSRDGPFVESKSKQECNKRNSSGRQVKWIPQLLPF; encoded by the coding sequence GTGTTTACCATTCCACAAGAACTCCGAAAGATAATTTTTAGTGATCGTATGCTGATCAAGATTATGATGGATTGTGCTTCAAAAGCGGCTGTGGAAGTACTTCAAAGTAAAGGAGTTGATGCTGTTCCGGGAATTCTATTAGTTGTCCATACGTTTGGAAGAGATCTTAAGTTTAATCCGCATGTCCATATGTTAATGACAGAAGGAGGATTAACATCTTCCAATCAGTGGGTTGATATTCCATTTTTGCCATATGGTCTGCTTAGAAAAAAATGGCAATATTATTTGCTGACTGAAATAAAGGCTAGCTTGCCGCAAACAAAAGAAAATGTAAGATTCATAGATTACCTGTTTAAAAGCCAACGTAATGGTTTTTATGTAAATGGTAAAAGCAAGATGACATCAGCAAGACATGCAGCTCGATATATTGGTCGCTATATGGCTCGTCCAGCATTGGCAGAGCACAAGATAACGAATTACGATGGTGAGGAAGTAACATTTTGGTATATTGATCATAAAACAGAAGTTAAAGTTACCGAAGCGATTCCAGCCAAAGAGTTCATACAACGATTAATTGACCATATCCCGCTAAAGGGATTCAAGATGGTCCGCCATTATGGGTTATATTCTCGACGTACAAAAACAATCGCGATAGAGATTTTGATGGACTGTAAACGTTTTATCCAGAAGACTTTTGAATTCATGAAAAGTGATTCAAGGTCATTGAGCTGGAGAGAGCGTCTAGTACAGAGTTTCGGGAAAGATCCGTTAACATGTCCAAACTGTAAAGAAAAAATGTTTTTATGGCGGATTTGGCATCCTGACTATGGAGATATCTTTGATCTGAGCAGAGACGGACCTTTTGTGGAAAGCAAGAGTAAACAAGAATGCAACAAGAGAAACTCTTCGGGTCGGCAGGTTAAGTGGATACCGCAATTGCTTCCGTTTTAA
- a CDS encoding TIR domain-containing protein: MKYVVVVVDDSKFVHKLIEKLFDPNLFDAHFFTSAEETKKALDTFATQGRNVDLVLLDIYLQEGTKDESLALLEFLTKTRKRTQVIVMSGRLASEEFAEFYYKGADSYLIKPFPEDKFTTSIKKHINIARHIPKFNNAPLAKIKIDKREIFIGHLTTDTKLASFFRDELMKNNIGSWCESAELLEDPIWKPVLTDAINSCKIFLLLLSHDTLRSPYMKQEIIQAFNRKKRDGNKFLLIPVLYNIKANEVPRQITSMHCVDLTVANKRTEHIRSLMASLRKILKPAN; this comes from the coding sequence ATGAAATATGTAGTCGTTGTCGTTGATGACAGTAAATTCGTCCACAAACTGATCGAAAAACTTTTTGATCCCAACTTGTTTGACGCCCACTTTTTTACTTCTGCGGAAGAAACAAAAAAAGCCTTGGATACCTTTGCTACTCAAGGCCGGAATGTTGACCTAGTCTTACTCGATATCTACTTACAAGAAGGCACCAAGGACGAAAGCCTTGCCTTGCTGGAGTTTTTAACAAAAACACGAAAGCGGACCCAGGTTATCGTCATGTCTGGTCGCTTAGCATCAGAGGAATTCGCGGAATTTTATTATAAGGGTGCTGACAGCTACCTGATTAAACCTTTTCCCGAGGACAAATTCACCACTTCCATCAAAAAGCATATAAATATCGCTCGTCATATCCCCAAGTTTAATAATGCCCCGTTGGCAAAGATTAAGATCGATAAAAGGGAGATATTTATAGGTCATCTCACTACAGACACAAAACTGGCCTCATTTTTCAGAGATGAATTGATGAAAAACAATATCGGTTCATGGTGTGAAAGTGCAGAGTTACTGGAAGACCCGATCTGGAAGCCTGTCCTGACTGATGCTATCAATTCCTGCAAAATATTCCTCTTACTCCTCTCCCATGACACCCTGCGGTCCCCGTACATGAAGCAGGAAATCATCCAGGCCTTTAACAGAAAAAAACGCGACGGAAACAAATTCCTCCTCATTCCTGTCCTGTATAATATCAAAGCAAATGAGGTACCTCGCCAAATCACCTCCATGCATTGTGTGGATCTTACAGTGGCCAATAAGAGAACTGAGCACATTCGTTCTCTCATGGCTTCCCTCAGGAAGATTCTGAAACCGGCGAATTAG
- a CDS encoding DUF1302 family protein — protein MQDIKKDLLSRKATILAALLAAPLFLSPLPATAQTDSSPSDLDTVLEGFDIELPPEEPASDQGLDAVLGGFEEEGLSSDLQTEAEGDSAWLPGWLSIDGWLQFGTTYTIAHDAPAEGETDWRGFSKARTDLQIDLEARFSDAWSAKVGGKAFYDGIYSLRGRDEYTSYVLDEYEDEVELREAYLQGKLTDKLDLKIGRQIVVWGKSDNIRITDVLNPLDMREPGLTDIEDLRLPLAMTKLDYYFGNWELSGIAVHEIRFNKLPVYGYDFYSYDEPLPPEDEPANTLENTEWAISLSGIFTGWDLDLYYARIFNDTPHLEYVVIDEENESTEIQRKHERMHMFGFAYNKALGNWLVKTEGALLNRVHYTNRPGVGYTRIDALVGVEYSGFNETSLSLELANHHINNHRPYLEDAPDGVYQDMYQLAFRCTRDFLNDTLSVTLLAMLYGPSSADGAYERLSFDYDVTDTITLRGGAVLYQSGDLLALQDVGDNDRIFAEIRYSF, from the coding sequence ATGCAAGATATCAAAAAAGACCTCTTATCGAGAAAAGCAACAATCCTTGCAGCCCTGCTTGCTGCCCCTCTCTTTCTCTCCCCATTACCCGCAACCGCCCAAACCGACAGCAGCCCCAGTGACCTGGATACGGTTCTCGAAGGCTTTGATATAGAACTGCCACCTGAAGAGCCCGCGTCGGATCAAGGACTTGATGCCGTGCTGGGAGGTTTTGAAGAGGAGGGGCTGTCTTCCGATCTGCAAACGGAGGCAGAAGGTGACTCTGCATGGCTTCCGGGCTGGCTGAGCATAGACGGTTGGCTCCAGTTTGGCACAACCTACACCATTGCCCACGATGCCCCGGCAGAGGGAGAGACCGACTGGCGTGGTTTTTCCAAGGCCCGAACCGACCTCCAGATCGATCTTGAGGCCCGTTTCTCCGATGCCTGGTCAGCCAAGGTGGGCGGTAAGGCCTTTTATGATGGCATCTACTCTCTTCGAGGCCGGGATGAATACACCAGCTACGTTCTGGATGAATATGAAGATGAGGTGGAATTGCGCGAGGCCTATCTTCAGGGCAAGCTCACAGATAAGCTGGATCTCAAGATTGGTCGTCAGATCGTGGTCTGGGGAAAATCAGATAATATCCGGATCACGGACGTGCTCAATCCCCTGGATATGCGCGAACCGGGCCTGACAGATATCGAGGATCTCCGTCTACCTTTGGCCATGACCAAGCTGGATTATTATTTCGGTAACTGGGAGCTGTCCGGTATAGCGGTTCATGAGATCCGTTTTAATAAATTACCAGTGTACGGCTATGACTTCTATTCCTATGATGAGCCCCTGCCCCCGGAAGACGAGCCTGCGAACACCCTGGAGAACACCGAATGGGCTATCTCGCTCAGCGGTATTTTCACGGGCTGGGATCTTGATCTCTATTATGCCAGGATATTTAACGATACTCCCCATCTGGAATATGTCGTGATAGATGAGGAGAACGAGAGCACCGAGATCCAGCGTAAGCACGAACGGATGCATATGTTCGGCTTTGCCTATAATAAGGCCTTAGGGAACTGGCTGGTGAAGACAGAGGGGGCTCTGCTGAACAGAGTGCATTACACCAATCGACCAGGTGTTGGTTATACCCGTATTGATGCATTGGTCGGGGTAGAGTATTCCGGGTTTAACGAGACCTCTCTTTCTCTGGAACTTGCTAATCACCATATCAATAATCATCGTCCCTACCTGGAGGATGCCCCGGATGGGGTGTACCAGGATATGTATCAGCTTGCCTTCCGTTGCACCCGGGATTTCCTCAACGACACCCTGAGCGTCACCCTGTTGGCAATGCTCTACGGACCTTCTTCAGCTGATGGTGCCTATGAGAGGCTCTCTTTTGATTATGATGTGACCGATACCATCACCCTGCGTGGTGGGGCTGTGCTTTATCAGTCCGGTGATCTTCTAGCCTTACAGGATGTGGGGGATAATGATCGGATCTTTGCTGAAATTCGTTATTCCTTTTAA
- a CDS encoding Hsp20/alpha crystallin family protein has protein sequence MDMDIKKWVPWNWFKKEEENTGATVPVQHKNAQEGIGAFPQLFSQLHNEMDRRFEQIFREFGSGRPLLSNMANGMLKPTLDLSASENEYTIAVEVPGVNESDLKIEIDKNTMIIRGEKKQEKEEKKKNYYRQERFYGSFQRILSLPEDADQDDIQATFQHGVLNITLPRKALPKPDVRQIAIKTV, from the coding sequence ATGGATATGGATATCAAAAAATGGGTTCCCTGGAATTGGTTCAAAAAAGAAGAAGAGAACACCGGTGCTACGGTGCCGGTGCAGCATAAGAACGCACAGGAGGGAATCGGGGCTTTTCCCCAACTGTTCAGCCAGTTGCATAATGAGATGGATCGCCGCTTTGAACAGATATTCCGAGAATTCGGGAGTGGGAGGCCTCTCCTGTCAAACATGGCAAACGGTATGCTCAAGCCGACCTTGGACCTGAGCGCCAGCGAAAACGAGTATACCATTGCCGTGGAAGTACCAGGCGTGAATGAAAGTGACCTCAAGATTGAGATTGATAAAAACACCATGATCATTCGCGGCGAGAAGAAGCAGGAAAAGGAAGAGAAGAAGAAAAACTATTATCGCCAGGAACGTTTTTACGGTTCGTTCCAGCGCATACTTTCTCTGCCAGAGGACGCAGATCAGGATGACATCCAGGCGACCTTTCAACACGGGGTTCTCAATATCACCCTGCCAAGAAAGGCCTTGCCGAAACCAGATGTCCGGCAGATAGCTATCAAAACCGTTTAA